Proteins co-encoded in one Candidatus Ozemobacteraceae bacterium genomic window:
- a CDS encoding aspartate-semialdehyde dehydrogenase, with product MQAPSFGIVGATGAVGHTILKVLEERKLVPRRLRLFASERSKGIELPFAGSQIEVEALEGADFSGLDAVFFSAGTEVSRTWCPRAAAAGAVVIDNSNAFRMDADVPLVVPEVNPHALNDIPRGIIANPNCSTIQMVVAIAPIHRVNPIKRIVVSTYQSVSGTGLEAIETLKAQSRALLAGEPLPEGVYPHPIGFNLFPHIDIFLDSGMCREEEKMVRETRKILETPVPICATTVRVPVFYAHSESVNIELTNPMTADEARAILGKSDGIVVLDDPTGNVYPTPLLAQYRDEVFVGRIRRDESVEHGLNMWVVADNLRRGAATNGVLILEHLMKTGRFSS from the coding sequence ATCGTTCGGTATCGTAGGCGCCACCGGCGCCGTCGGCCACACCATCCTGAAGGTGCTGGAGGAGCGCAAGCTCGTCCCGCGCCGCCTGCGGCTGTTCGCATCGGAACGCAGCAAAGGCATCGAGCTTCCTTTCGCCGGCAGCCAGATCGAGGTCGAGGCGCTCGAGGGGGCAGACTTTTCCGGCCTCGACGCCGTCTTTTTTTCGGCCGGCACCGAGGTCAGCAGGACATGGTGCCCCCGGGCGGCCGCGGCCGGTGCGGTCGTGATCGACAACAGCAACGCGTTCCGCATGGACGCCGATGTTCCGCTGGTCGTGCCCGAGGTGAATCCGCACGCCCTGAATGATATACCTCGCGGTATTATAGCGAACCCCAACTGTTCCACCATCCAGATGGTCGTCGCGATCGCGCCGATTCATCGGGTCAACCCGATCAAGCGCATCGTCGTCTCGACCTACCAGTCGGTTTCCGGAACCGGCCTCGAAGCGATCGAGACCCTGAAGGCCCAGAGCCGCGCGTTACTGGCGGGCGAGCCGCTTCCCGAAGGGGTGTATCCGCACCCGATCGGGTTCAACCTGTTCCCTCACATCGACATCTTCCTCGATTCGGGCATGTGCCGCGAAGAGGAGAAGATGGTCCGCGAGACGCGGAAAATCCTGGAAACGCCCGTTCCGATCTGCGCCACGACGGTCCGCGTGCCCGTATTCTACGCCCACAGCGAGTCGGTCAACATCGAACTGACGAACCCCATGACCGCCGACGAGGCTCGCGCCATTCTCGGGAAGTCGGACGGCATCGTCGTCTTGGACGATCCGACCGGCAACGTCTACCCCACCCCGCTCCTGGCCCAGTATCGTGACGAGGTCTTCGTGGGTCGCATACGCCGCGACGAGAGCGTCGAGCACGGACTCAACATGTGGGTCGTGGCCGACAATCTGCGCCGCGGCGCGGCCACCAACGGCGTCCTCATTCTCGAGCACCTGATGAAAACAGGCCGTTTTTCGTCGTGA